A genome region from Sceloporus undulatus isolate JIND9_A2432 ecotype Alabama chromosome 1, SceUnd_v1.1, whole genome shotgun sequence includes the following:
- the LOC121935647 gene encoding protein ALP1-like, whose amino-acid sequence MTSLWGVKMASEKAFFDLVSMVEKEEERRRRRMSRIAKSLVLISRRRAALSKIAVMAASGNLDISSCLAWMATWPRIPRWWQQPREQTNWWSDEVLQRWDNDMWVSNFRMSKETLFDLANILRPELERGESRFRSPIPVEKRVALTIWWLSSPLMYRKAASRFEVGISTAAEIAIEVCLAMEKLLLRKTIQLGNYHTIMDGFQRLGFPHCIGAIDGTHISVCPPLGRREEYINRKQGFSIVLQATTDHSGRLIDIEVGNCGRSHDSHIFKKFRYL is encoded by the exons ATGACTTCCTTGTGGGGTGTAAAGATGGCGTCGGAGAAAGCATTTTTTGATCTTGTGAGCAtggtagagaaagaagaagagcgaagaaggagaagaatgagTCGCATTGCCAAATCGCTTGTCCTCATTTCGCGCCGGAGGGCTGCTTTGAGTAAGATTGCAGTTATGGCTGCCAGCGGCAATCTAGATATATCCAGTTGTCTGGCATGGATGGCGACCTGGCCTCGCATCCCACGTTGGTGGCAACAACCCCGGGAGCAGACCAACTGGTGGAGTGACGAAGTCCTCCAGCGATGGGATAACGACATGTGGGTTTCTAACTTCCGCATGTCTAAAGAAACCCTTTTTGATCTGGCTAACATCTTAAGACCAGAGCTGGAGCGTGGGGAGTCTAGATTCCGGAGTCCtatcccggtggagaagagagtggccctaACTATTTGGTGGCTCTCAAGCCCTCTGATGTATAGGAAGGCGGCTTCCCGTTTTGAGGTTGGAATATCCACAGCTGCAGAAATTGCCATCGAGGTGTGCCTTgctatggagaagctgctgctgaggaAAACTATCCAGCTTGGAAACTACCACACG ATTATGGATGGATTTCAGAGACTTGGATTCCCACACTGCATAGGAGCTATTGATGGCACTCATATCTCTGTTTGCCCACCGCTGGGACGCAGAGAGGAATACATCAACCGCAAGCAGGGATTTTCAATTGTTCTGCAAGCAACTACAGACCACAGTGGAAGGCTAATCGACATAGAAGTAGGGAATTGTGGGAGGTCGCACGATAGCCACATCTTTAAAAAATTCCGCTATCTGTGA
- the LOC121919621 gene encoding uncharacterized protein LOC121919621 isoform X2, translating into MDSHAVTESGASTQARGRVWSANEVLALLEIWKEQKLQNKLKKNYRNLDIFKDVADEMAKKNHVRSAEECRSKSKKMRFEYRKVVKHNQRSGSNPITCPFYRELEEIFHGDVSITPHRLSRSLDFEREGETTNVTEETASTSMANTGDGGTQETTTRQDSDEDSDDTCLDDTIINIPFTILESGPTQIAGATGEQLGHLERRADGTSGGTDVRNDPDEEQEQPNVLLSPGTRLRSNRNRNRRARRGEHIARTIMQSASREAQLTRRTQERFMDIVHDSMKDCRRTEMELVNIMKEDVRRSAQDRQRMLQYMETMTELYRRKVDHECSLPTGQHVSVAQGTMHTSFRASPGDIPPSTPGPAVCTDFQEQPSTSYVGGQFQGNISPELFDELPPAYAPDGCPVTPTSNILDDDNTVENINRDVQNVVEVTDPPQNEGCIGTVQCVSNAGTSSLQCAVAPQQKQNKPCSSRTGRIIKKKKKFSP; encoded by the exons ATGGATAGCCATGCAGTGACCGAAAGTGGTGCCTCCACACAAGCAAGGGGGAGGGTGTGGAGTGCCAATGAAGTTTTGGCCTtattagaaatatggaaagaacaaaaattgcagaacaaattaaaaaagaattatagaaatttggatatttttaaggATGTAGCTgatgaaatggcaaagaaaaaccaTGTCAGATCTGCAGAGGAATGCAGAAGCAAATCCAAAAAAATGAGATTTGAGTATAGAAAGGTTGTGAAACATAATCAGAGAAGTGGAAGCAACCCTATTACATGTCCCTTTTACAGGGAACTAGAGGAAATCTTTCATGGGGATGTTAGCATCACCCCTCATAGGTTATCCCGAAGTCTTGATTTTGAAAGGGAGGGTGAAACCACAAATGTGACTGAGGAAACCGCATCCACCTCCATGGCTAACACAGGCGATGGAGGCACCCAGGAAACAACTACCAGACAAGACAGTGATGAAG ATTCTGATGACACTTGTCTCGATGACACAATCATTAAtattcctttcaccattttggaaagTGGACCTACGCAAATAGCAG GTGCGACTGGAGAACAATTGGGACACTTGGAAAGACGTGCAGATGGTACCAGCGGTGGAACCGATG TACGTAACGATCCCGATGAGGAACAGGAACAACCCAATGTATTGCTGTCTCCTGGAACAAGACTGCGATCAAACAGGAACAGGAATCGTCGCGCCAGAAGAGGAGAACATATTGCGCGCACTATAATGCAGAGTGCTAGTCGAGAGGCCCAGCTTACCCGGAGAACACAGGAACGGTTCATGGACATTGTTCACGACAGCATGAAAGACTGTAGGAGGACAGAAATGGAACTTGTAAATATTATGAAGGAAGATGTTAGGAGAAGTGCACAGGACAGACAGAGAATGTTGCAGTACATGGAGACCATGACTGAACTGTACCGGAGGAAAGTAGATCATGAATGTTCACTTCCAACGGGACAACATGTTTCTGTCGCCCAAGGAACTATGCACACATCATTCAGGGCATCTCCGGGTGATATTCCTCCCTCAACACCAGGCCCAGCTGTATGTACAGATTTTCAGGAGCAACCATCCACATCGTATGTTGGTGGGCAATTTCAAGGGAACATTTCCCCTGAACTCTTTGATGAACTTCCTCCTGCTTATGCTCCTGATGGTTGTCCTGTCACTCCTACTAGTAACATTCTAGATGATGACAACACAGTAGAGAACATCAACAGGGATGTTCAGAATGTTGTGGAAGTCACTGATCCCCCTCAGAATGAAGGCTGCATTGGAACCGTGCAATGTGTGAGCAATGCTGGAACATCTTCCTTGCAATGCGCGGTTGCacctcaacaaaaacaaaataaaccatgcAGTTCTCGTACTGGGAGgataatcaagaaaaaaaaaaaattttcccCATAA
- the LOC121919621 gene encoding uncharacterized protein LOC121919621 isoform X1, whose product MDSHAVTESGASTQARGRVWSANEVLALLEIWKEQKLQNKLKKNYRNLDIFKDVADEMAKKNHVRSAEECRSKSKKMRFEYRKVVKHNQRSGSNPITCPFYRELEEIFHGDVSITPHRLSRSLDFEREGETTNVTEETASTSMANTGDGGTQETTTRQDSDEDSDDTCLDDTIINIPFTILESGPTQIAGSATGEQLGHLERRADGTSGGTDVRNDPDEEQEQPNVLLSPGTRLRSNRNRNRRARRGEHIARTIMQSASREAQLTRRTQERFMDIVHDSMKDCRRTEMELVNIMKEDVRRSAQDRQRMLQYMETMTELYRRKVDHECSLPTGQHVSVAQGTMHTSFRASPGDIPPSTPGPAVCTDFQEQPSTSYVGGQFQGNISPELFDELPPAYAPDGCPVTPTSNILDDDNTVENINRDVQNVVEVTDPPQNEGCIGTVQCVSNAGTSSLQCAVAPQQKQNKPCSSRTGRIIKKKKKFSP is encoded by the exons ATGGATAGCCATGCAGTGACCGAAAGTGGTGCCTCCACACAAGCAAGGGGGAGGGTGTGGAGTGCCAATGAAGTTTTGGCCTtattagaaatatggaaagaacaaaaattgcagaacaaattaaaaaagaattatagaaatttggatatttttaaggATGTAGCTgatgaaatggcaaagaaaaaccaTGTCAGATCTGCAGAGGAATGCAGAAGCAAATCCAAAAAAATGAGATTTGAGTATAGAAAGGTTGTGAAACATAATCAGAGAAGTGGAAGCAACCCTATTACATGTCCCTTTTACAGGGAACTAGAGGAAATCTTTCATGGGGATGTTAGCATCACCCCTCATAGGTTATCCCGAAGTCTTGATTTTGAAAGGGAGGGTGAAACCACAAATGTGACTGAGGAAACCGCATCCACCTCCATGGCTAACACAGGCGATGGAGGCACCCAGGAAACAACTACCAGACAAGACAGTGATGAAG ATTCTGATGACACTTGTCTCGATGACACAATCATTAAtattcctttcaccattttggaaagTGGACCTACGCAAATAGCAGGTA GTGCGACTGGAGAACAATTGGGACACTTGGAAAGACGTGCAGATGGTACCAGCGGTGGAACCGATG TACGTAACGATCCCGATGAGGAACAGGAACAACCCAATGTATTGCTGTCTCCTGGAACAAGACTGCGATCAAACAGGAACAGGAATCGTCGCGCCAGAAGAGGAGAACATATTGCGCGCACTATAATGCAGAGTGCTAGTCGAGAGGCCCAGCTTACCCGGAGAACACAGGAACGGTTCATGGACATTGTTCACGACAGCATGAAAGACTGTAGGAGGACAGAAATGGAACTTGTAAATATTATGAAGGAAGATGTTAGGAGAAGTGCACAGGACAGACAGAGAATGTTGCAGTACATGGAGACCATGACTGAACTGTACCGGAGGAAAGTAGATCATGAATGTTCACTTCCAACGGGACAACATGTTTCTGTCGCCCAAGGAACTATGCACACATCATTCAGGGCATCTCCGGGTGATATTCCTCCCTCAACACCAGGCCCAGCTGTATGTACAGATTTTCAGGAGCAACCATCCACATCGTATGTTGGTGGGCAATTTCAAGGGAACATTTCCCCTGAACTCTTTGATGAACTTCCTCCTGCTTATGCTCCTGATGGTTGTCCTGTCACTCCTACTAGTAACATTCTAGATGATGACAACACAGTAGAGAACATCAACAGGGATGTTCAGAATGTTGTGGAAGTCACTGATCCCCCTCAGAATGAAGGCTGCATTGGAACCGTGCAATGTGTGAGCAATGCTGGAACATCTTCCTTGCAATGCGCGGTTGCacctcaacaaaaacaaaataaaccatgcAGTTCTCGTACTGGGAGgataatcaagaaaaaaaaaaaattttcccCATAA